Proteins found in one Nitratiruptor sp. SB155-2 genomic segment:
- a CDS encoding EAL domain-containing protein, protein MFKRYFFIYTLLFASLTAAVAIATFFSFADHEIKEELSRTENLIQSHINKEYKYLQSIATDWATRDDTYAFVQKKNYDFLQKNFDCGKTLIDLNIDGMLFFDESKKLLYARVVKEGQEKVVDAIPLDLQHPIQKDGLLLVASHLITDSNEKATPKGVLIVFKKLPYSFFTPVKVIGSANEPFDYNVEIQDRVVVFPLKIHIGQKSYLLKSQLPLPQDIYRLAIIFSLMWIIFLLALFSISYILYKKFIQDEDLYLQKVLLNFHKLIENPLQKLNFPPAPERFKEVAHIFEKLYERLTNEVLIEQFLDEVPFGVLVYQPQIVYANRYAQKLFGISLQELRKRDPLSFFIHNKDYFKQIYEKRLKGEKFIAQYRAKIAVANREYTVYATSQTILFRGKSAGLIVFVDITKEAELQQRFEKLLEVSPLVVYEVDVDTKEHKEILNYVSQSLKKYTGFEQTDITSSWWMENIHPQDKKEVLEKQKELFTNGSLEHTYRFKTKDGPYIWIKDRVYVIQKNDENVRLLGFWIDKTKEQVLSDLSLRVDEILKELPRFTTKEDILRFSCQELTKGKTFSHAWISQKNGIHIQPFIRCGVHQEYPDRITITTDTSEFSQGPTGKAYREEDFIGINQDTLHNEAMKPWRDEMLKREFFSSIALRIDDTYALNLYSSMRNIFTKDVVAVLRHLLQGLQSAFQNIESNYFNHITKLPNKNSLFHDLQNCHDNYLLVLVNIKDFSKFNLNFGFEFGDKLLQSIAHLLSSFLDENRGLYHVSADHFALIVKVSEKDDAIQLLDEIQKVAKSGIIVDEVTISVILNGGAVFDGGEEPKRVYRKCELAMFYGKRSNSFQIFQDWMEEHTKEYLHYEEVLLRLLNQKDFLLYYQPIYNLKSNRFETAEVLLRVPGEKGFYNPEKIVEVANELGYLQDLTRVILEKGIAEIAQMQNMLRFAFNVNVSDLLNKDFLPFLEDLLLRHQLGTDTIALELTEKDVIANYEVLKPVITRLKERGIAMEIDDFGVGHSNFKEVVHLDFQILKIDKSLIDGMIDDSKSREIVGFLILFSKEFHMQSLAEGVETHEQVDFLKKMGCDYAQGYYFAKPMPKERLVEFLKRNTDGS, encoded by the coding sequence ATGTTTAAACGCTACTTTTTCATCTATACCCTGCTATTTGCCTCATTGACTGCAGCTGTGGCGATAGCGACTTTTTTCTCTTTTGCAGATCATGAAATCAAGGAGGAATTGTCGCGCACAGAAAATTTGATACAAAGTCATATCAATAAAGAGTATAAATATCTGCAATCTATCGCGACGGATTGGGCGACTCGTGATGATACCTATGCATTTGTACAAAAGAAAAATTATGATTTTCTTCAGAAAAATTTTGATTGTGGTAAAACCCTTATCGATCTCAATATTGACGGAATGCTTTTTTTTGATGAGAGTAAGAAACTTTTATATGCAAGGGTGGTCAAAGAGGGGCAAGAAAAAGTGGTCGATGCAATACCTTTGGATCTTCAACATCCTATCCAAAAAGATGGTCTTTTATTAGTTGCCTCTCATCTAATTACCGACTCTAATGAGAAAGCTACTCCAAAAGGCGTTCTGATTGTTTTTAAAAAATTGCCGTACTCTTTTTTTACGCCTGTGAAAGTCATAGGTTCAGCAAATGAGCCCTTTGATTATAATGTTGAAATACAAGATAGAGTCGTTGTTTTTCCTTTGAAGATTCACATTGGCCAAAAGAGTTATCTGTTGAAAAGTCAATTGCCATTACCACAAGACATTTATCGTCTTGCTATTATTTTTTCTCTTATGTGGATTATATTTCTTTTGGCCCTCTTTTCCATCAGTTATATACTGTATAAAAAATTCATCCAAGATGAGGATCTCTATCTTCAAAAAGTTCTACTCAATTTCCATAAACTCATTGAAAATCCTCTGCAAAAACTAAATTTTCCCCCAGCACCTGAGCGTTTCAAAGAGGTGGCGCACATATTTGAAAAACTGTATGAACGATTAACCAATGAAGTGCTTATAGAGCAGTTTTTAGATGAAGTCCCCTTTGGTGTCCTAGTATATCAGCCTCAAATTGTATATGCGAACAGATATGCGCAAAAACTTTTTGGAATCTCTTTACAAGAGTTACGAAAGAGAGACCCGCTCTCCTTTTTTATTCACAACAAAGATTATTTCAAACAAATTTATGAAAAAAGACTCAAGGGAGAAAAGTTCATAGCCCAGTACCGTGCAAAAATTGCAGTAGCTAATCGAGAGTATACTGTCTACGCAACCTCTCAAACGATTCTGTTTCGAGGTAAATCGGCCGGGCTTATCGTTTTTGTTGATATAACGAAAGAGGCCGAATTGCAACAACGTTTCGAAAAATTACTGGAAGTGTCACCTTTGGTAGTGTATGAAGTGGATGTTGACACGAAAGAGCATAAAGAAATATTGAACTACGTTTCCCAAAGTCTGAAAAAATATACAGGATTTGAACAAACTGATATAACCTCTAGTTGGTGGATGGAAAATATTCATCCACAAGACAAGAAGGAAGTTTTAGAAAAACAAAAGGAGCTTTTTACAAACGGCAGTTTGGAACATACTTATCGTTTTAAAACCAAGGATGGGCCCTACATTTGGATTAAAGATAGGGTCTATGTTATACAAAAAAACGATGAAAATGTTAGGCTTTTAGGATTTTGGATCGACAAAACAAAAGAGCAAGTACTCTCCGATTTAAGTTTGCGTGTGGATGAAATTTTAAAAGAGCTACCGCGCTTCACTACAAAAGAGGATATTTTACGATTTAGTTGCCAGGAGCTAACGAAAGGAAAGACCTTCAGTCATGCTTGGATAAGTCAAAAAAATGGAATACACATACAGCCGTTCATACGATGCGGAGTTCATCAAGAGTATCCTGATCGTATAACCATTACAACAGATACGAGTGAATTTTCCCAAGGCCCAACAGGTAAAGCATATCGAGAAGAGGATTTTATAGGAATCAACCAAGATACTTTGCATAACGAAGCAATGAAGCCTTGGCGAGACGAGATGCTTAAAAGAGAGTTCTTCTCCTCCATCGCATTGCGTATCGATGATACCTATGCTCTTAATTTGTATAGCTCTATGCGAAACATTTTTACAAAGGATGTAGTTGCCGTCTTGAGACATCTTTTGCAAGGACTGCAGTCTGCTTTTCAAAATATTGAGTCCAACTATTTTAACCATATAACAAAGCTTCCCAACAAGAACTCCCTTTTCCATGATCTTCAAAACTGTCATGACAACTATTTATTGGTACTTGTCAATATCAAAGATTTTTCTAAGTTCAATCTCAATTTCGGATTTGAATTTGGGGATAAACTTTTGCAAAGCATTGCTCATTTACTATCATCCTTTCTTGATGAAAATAGAGGTCTTTATCATGTTAGCGCTGATCATTTCGCGCTTATTGTCAAGGTCAGCGAAAAAGATGATGCAATACAGCTTTTAGATGAAATACAAAAAGTAGCAAAATCTGGAATCATAGTGGATGAAGTCACCATTTCTGTCATATTGAATGGAGGGGCGGTTTTTGACGGTGGGGAAGAGCCAAAAAGAGTGTATCGTAAATGCGAACTTGCAATGTTTTACGGTAAAAGAAGCAATAGCTTTCAGATATTTCAGGATTGGATGGAGGAGCACACGAAAGAGTATTTGCATTATGAAGAGGTTTTGTTACGACTTTTGAACCAAAAAGATTTTCTATTATATTATCAGCCTATTTACAATTTAAAAAGTAACCGTTTTGAAACTGCCGAGGTTCTGCTGAGAGTTCCTGGTGAAAAGGGCTTTTATAATCCAGAAAAAATAGTTGAAGTAGCAAATGAGCTTGGGTATTTGCAAGATTTAACGAGAGTGATATTGGAAAAAGGCATTGCTGAGATTGCACAAATGCAAAATATGTTGCGTTTTGCATTTAACGTCAATGTGAGCGATCTACTGAACAAAGATTTCCTCCCATTTTTGGAAGATCTTTTGCTACGACATCAACTTGGAACCGATACGATAGCTTTGGAACTGACAGAAAAAGATGTCATCGCAAATTATGAAGTATTGAAGCCAGTCATTACTCGCTTGAAAGAGAGAGGGATAGCTATGGAGATAGATGATTTTGGCGTAGGGCACTCTAATTTTAAAGAGGTGGTACATCTCGATTTTCAGATTTTAAAAATCGATAAATCTTTGATAGATGGTATGATAGATGACTCGAAAAGCCGAGAAATTGTCGGATTTTTGATTCTTTTTTCGAAAGAGTTTCATATGCAGTCATTGGCTGAAGGTGTCGAGACACACGAACAAGTTGATTTTTTGAAAAAGATGGGATGCGATTATGCTCAGGGATACTATTTTGCTAAGCCGATGCCAAAAGAGAGACTTGTAGAATTTTTGAAAAGGAATACAGATGGATCTTAA
- a CDS encoding inorganic phosphate transporter: MDLKHYPEIKRAKKFDLRDAVRVVIAFLFILGVMWYVSMYAKGIEHHTLLIVAAIFGGYMAMNIGANDVANNVGPAVGSGALSMMGAIVIAAVFEAAGALIAGADVVGTIRKGIIDPTLIANTQVFVWLMMAALLAGAIWLNLATAIGAPVSTTHSIVGGVMGAGIAAAGFASVSWPTMGKIAASWVISPLLGGAIAALFLYIIKKNVIFQENKIEAAKKWVPLYIAIMSWAFGSYLIIKGLKHLVKVPLPLAVLIGFFIAVGIYLFVKPLIVKKADRLENDRESINILFTIPLIFSAALLSFAHGANDVANAVGPLAGISDALMSGEFGKKAPIPLWVMMVGALGIAIGLALYGPKLIRKVGSEITELDQIRAFCIALAAAITVIIASALGLPVSSTHIAVGGVFGVGFLREYLMRLENRVKKDEGKLKEEFQKAHIEEELEKLSEYKRALEALGDPKKADPFIVKALIEKINREKEAIAKLEHGQIKLTKIEKKALKALKKYELVQRSALKMIIAAWLITVPAAAILAAMIYFMIRGIMLP; the protein is encoded by the coding sequence ATGGATCTTAAGCATTATCCAGAGATAAAACGGGCTAAAAAGTTTGATTTACGAGATGCCGTAAGAGTTGTTATAGCATTTCTTTTTATACTGGGTGTTATGTGGTATGTCTCCATGTACGCAAAAGGCATAGAACATCACACACTTCTTATAGTAGCCGCTATTTTTGGTGGGTATATGGCTATGAATATTGGTGCAAATGATGTGGCAAATAATGTCGGTCCAGCTGTGGGAAGTGGTGCCTTATCGATGATGGGAGCCATTGTCATCGCTGCTGTTTTTGAAGCTGCTGGAGCGCTGATAGCAGGAGCAGATGTGGTTGGAACTATCCGAAAAGGCATTATCGATCCAACTCTTATAGCTAATACGCAAGTCTTTGTCTGGCTTATGATGGCTGCACTTTTAGCAGGTGCCATATGGCTCAATCTCGCTACCGCCATAGGTGCACCTGTGTCTACAACGCACTCTATTGTAGGTGGTGTCATGGGAGCAGGCATAGCAGCTGCCGGATTTGCTTCTGTGAGCTGGCCGACAATGGGAAAGATTGCAGCATCCTGGGTGATTTCGCCTCTGCTTGGAGGTGCAATAGCGGCTCTGTTTTTATATATCATCAAGAAAAATGTGATTTTTCAAGAAAATAAAATCGAAGCGGCGAAAAAGTGGGTTCCCCTCTATATTGCCATCATGAGCTGGGCCTTTGGAAGCTACTTGATTATAAAAGGGCTGAAGCATCTTGTCAAAGTACCTCTGCCTTTGGCAGTGTTGATAGGTTTTTTTATAGCGGTGGGTATCTATCTTTTTGTGAAACCGCTTATCGTGAAAAAAGCGGACCGGTTGGAGAATGACCGAGAATCGATCAATATACTTTTTACCATACCTCTTATTTTTAGTGCCGCACTTCTCAGTTTTGCGCACGGAGCAAATGACGTTGCAAATGCCGTTGGACCACTGGCTGGTATCAGTGATGCACTCATGAGTGGAGAGTTTGGGAAAAAAGCGCCGATTCCTCTTTGGGTCATGATGGTAGGAGCATTGGGCATTGCCATAGGATTGGCACTGTATGGACCAAAACTGATACGAAAAGTTGGGAGTGAAATAACGGAGCTCGATCAAATCCGAGCATTCTGTATCGCTCTTGCTGCAGCGATCACTGTCATTATCGCTTCAGCTTTGGGGCTGCCTGTGAGCTCAACGCACATTGCTGTCGGTGGAGTTTTTGGTGTGGGGTTTTTACGTGAATATCTTATGCGTTTGGAAAATAGGGTGAAAAAAGATGAAGGGAAACTGAAAGAAGAGTTTCAAAAAGCCCATATAGAAGAGGAGCTGGAAAAACTGAGCGAGTATAAAAGAGCCTTGGAAGCCTTGGGGGATCCCAAGAAGGCAGATCCTTTCATAGTGAAAGCACTCATTGAAAAGATTAATAGAGAGAAAGAGGCAATCGCAAAATTGGAACATGGACAGATAAAACTGACAAAAATAGAAAAAAAAGCCTTGAAAGCTTTGAAAAAGTATGAACTTGTGCAAAGAAGCGCTTTGAAGATGATTATAGCCGCTTGGCTTATTACTGTTCCAGCCGCAGCCATACTGGCCGCAATGATTTACTTTATGATTCGGGGGATAATGCTACCTTGA
- a CDS encoding SPL family radical SAM protein — translation MYDFEKKIKNSFFDSLEEKEQEFVKKKAYEYRLTANELKQLTDMAVDLAMWNEKSLQELWVEGPKKEVLKKIKEHYDRIKNKPKSYDNFQIDKEKTHKIRFAQSDKKLGFGMCPVASPKTRCCNLWTLDMVESCGYDCSYCSIQSFYNEDTITFNTNLKEKLLSLDIDPDEIYHIGTGQSSDSLMWGNRGGVLEALIAFAKKYPNVILELKTKSDNVTYLLNHDYPENIIVTWSLNPQTIVEKEERLTASLQERLSAAKKIHDKGRLVGFHFHPMVWYDGWKEEYDAIFDELIKTFDPNLVALVSLGTLTFIKPVIKKLRKRAMKSKILQMPLVDAAGKLSYPLEIKEQMFRFTYDSLAPWHGKVFFYMCMEDHSLWKKVFGYEYPTNESFELDMKYSYLAKIKALQNVEKKS, via the coding sequence ATGTACGATTTTGAGAAAAAGATAAAAAACAGTTTTTTCGATTCACTTGAAGAAAAAGAGCAGGAGTTTGTAAAGAAGAAGGCGTATGAATACAGGTTGACAGCCAACGAGTTGAAGCAACTTACCGATATGGCTGTCGATCTGGCGATGTGGAACGAAAAGAGTCTTCAGGAGCTGTGGGTAGAGGGTCCCAAAAAGGAGGTCCTTAAAAAAATAAAAGAGCATTATGATCGTATCAAAAATAAACCTAAGAGTTATGATAATTTTCAAATAGATAAAGAGAAAACGCACAAAATCCGTTTTGCCCAATCTGATAAGAAGCTCGGATTTGGTATGTGTCCGGTAGCGAGCCCAAAAACCAGATGCTGTAACCTCTGGACACTGGACATGGTAGAAAGTTGCGGATATGACTGCAGCTACTGCTCTATTCAGAGTTTTTACAATGAAGATACGATTACATTCAATACCAACCTCAAAGAAAAGCTTTTAAGTCTCGATATCGATCCAGATGAGATCTATCATATAGGAACCGGTCAAAGTAGTGACAGTTTAATGTGGGGAAACCGCGGCGGAGTTTTAGAAGCACTGATTGCATTTGCGAAAAAATATCCAAATGTTATTTTGGAATTGAAAACAAAAAGCGATAATGTTACGTATCTTCTTAACCATGATTATCCTGAAAATATCATCGTTACTTGGAGCCTCAATCCTCAGACGATTGTCGAAAAAGAGGAGCGTCTGACAGCTTCTTTACAAGAGCGTTTGAGTGCTGCCAAAAAGATTCATGATAAAGGAAGACTTGTTGGTTTTCATTTTCATCCTATGGTCTGGTACGATGGGTGGAAGGAGGAGTATGATGCCATTTTTGACGAGTTGATCAAAACCTTTGATCCCAATTTAGTGGCGCTAGTTTCATTGGGAACACTCACTTTTATCAAACCGGTTATCAAAAAGCTTAGAAAGCGTGCGATGAAGAGTAAAATCTTACAAATGCCCCTAGTGGATGCTGCAGGCAAACTCTCCTACCCTCTTGAGATAAAAGAGCAGATGTTTCGATTTACTTATGATTCTCTTGCTCCGTGGCATGGTAAAGTCTTTTTCTATATGTGCATGGAGGATCACTCTTTATGGAAAAAGGTGTTTGGATATGAGTATCCTACCAATGAGAGTTTTGAACTGGATATGAAATACAGCTACCTGGCAAAGATAAAAGCGTTGCAAAATGTGGAAAAAAAGAGTTGA
- a CDS encoding 4Fe-4S dicluster domain-containing protein, translating to MKLGFLVDLDLCMGCKGCEVSCKVENKVPLHSWRLRVKYVDVGVYPETKRTYTPLRCNHCEDAPCERICPVSALHYLENGIVNIDKERCIGCAGCMMACPYGAIYMDPETNTADKCTYCAHRIASEMMPACVVACPVEANIFGDLDDPTSHISQYIMRHQKDGGVKVRKPEKNTHPKHFYVGGGEVQLNPLAAKREEGYNLFNNITHLDHIGGH from the coding sequence ATGAAGTTAGGCTTTTTGGTTGACCTGGACCTCTGTATGGGGTGTAAAGGGTGTGAGGTCTCCTGTAAAGTGGAAAACAAAGTTCCGCTTCATTCTTGGAGACTAAGAGTCAAATATGTAGATGTAGGTGTCTATCCTGAGACAAAACGTACCTATACGCCTCTACGATGTAACCACTGTGAAGATGCACCATGTGAGCGGATCTGTCCAGTCAGTGCTCTTCATTATCTCGAAAACGGTATTGTGAACATCGATAAAGAGCGATGTATCGGATGTGCCGGATGTATGATGGCTTGTCCATATGGTGCTATCTATATGGATCCAGAAACAAACACAGCCGATAAATGTACATACTGTGCACACAGAATCGCAAGCGAGATGATGCCTGCATGTGTCGTCGCATGTCCTGTTGAGGCAAATATCTTTGGTGATTTGGACGATCCGACAAGCCATATCAGTCAATATATCATGAGACATCAAAAAGATGGTGGCGTGAAAGTTAGAAAACCAGAGAAAAATACTCATCCGAAACATTTCTATGTCGGTGGTGGGGAAGTACAACTCAATCCTTTAGCAGCGAAACGAGAAGAGGGATACAACCTATTTAACAACATTACTCATCTAGACCATATAGGAGGCCACTAA
- the nrfD gene encoding NrfD/PsrC family molybdoenzyme membrane anchor subunit has protein sequence MVEHTVAATNAIVTLDVAIPEVIWGWMITLNMWAKSIGTGVILVGAFLLARYGDRVGDKVKLWMPIISFIFLNIFLLFTLLDLHQPFRMWHIFFYPHFTSAITVGAWMATVFTGIVFVMCVIAIKKYLLKQPCKLEGLYNPLLKAAVILAIPVTLYTATIMGEATARELWQTPTELAQMLLAALLCGSAVFLIIGGNWSYEVKRDLAIILGSSAFLSFTIYMGEYYFGHMKAEEVAAILAYVKEHGPYHVMFWAGQWLAFIIPMILVYFSLKSRSSSLLYLASVSAIVGLYIAKHVWLIIPQLLPLS, from the coding sequence ATGGTAGAGCATACTGTTGCAGCGACTAACGCTATAGTTACATTAGATGTCGCTATTCCCGAAGTGATTTGGGGATGGATGATTACTCTTAATATGTGGGCAAAAAGTATCGGTACAGGGGTTATTCTTGTTGGAGCATTTTTGCTAGCACGTTACGGTGACAGAGTCGGCGACAAAGTAAAACTTTGGATGCCTATAATATCGTTTATTTTCCTCAACATTTTCTTACTGTTTACACTTTTGGACCTTCATCAACCATTTAGAATGTGGCACATTTTCTTCTATCCACACTTTACAAGTGCGATTACTGTCGGTGCATGGATGGCAACAGTTTTTACTGGCATTGTTTTTGTTATGTGTGTGATTGCTATCAAAAAGTATCTACTCAAACAACCTTGTAAATTGGAAGGGTTATACAATCCTCTCTTAAAAGCCGCGGTTATTCTTGCTATTCCTGTAACACTCTACACTGCGACTATTATGGGTGAAGCAACAGCGAGAGAACTTTGGCAGACTCCAACTGAACTCGCTCAAATGCTTTTGGCAGCTCTTCTTTGCGGTAGTGCGGTATTTCTCATTATCGGTGGAAACTGGAGCTATGAAGTTAAAAGAGATCTAGCTATCATCCTTGGATCAAGTGCATTTTTAAGCTTTACTATCTATATGGGCGAATACTATTTTGGACATATGAAAGCTGAAGAAGTGGCTGCGATTTTGGCATATGTAAAAGAGCACGGGCCATATCATGTAATGTTCTGGGCTGGACAGTGGCTTGCATTTATCATCCCTATGATATTGGTTTATTTCAGTTTGAAGTCAAGAAGTAGCTCACTACTCTATCTTGCAAGCGTATCAGCAATCGTTGGGCTTTACATCGCAAAACATGTATGGCTTATCATTCCACAACTACTACCTCTTAGCTAA